A section of the Kribbella sp. HUAS MG21 genome encodes:
- a CDS encoding DUF3830 family protein, with protein sequence MSKYITVSLDKRGVSCVAKLLEDVAPRTCAAVWDALPLSAPVFHGKYARNEIYTLLPAFAPDPGKENTTVTPIPGDLCWFSFDSDDLGNPAYGYENTTGTGTTGAIVDLAVFYGRNNLLINGDQGWVPGNVFGAVTENLEEFAAACQDLWMGGARGETLSFSRL encoded by the coding sequence GTGAGCAAGTACATCACCGTCAGCCTGGACAAGCGCGGCGTGAGCTGCGTCGCGAAGCTCCTCGAGGACGTGGCGCCGCGGACCTGTGCGGCGGTGTGGGACGCGCTGCCGCTGTCGGCGCCGGTGTTCCACGGCAAGTACGCGCGGAACGAGATCTACACGCTGCTGCCCGCGTTCGCGCCCGATCCCGGCAAGGAGAACACCACGGTCACGCCGATCCCGGGCGATCTGTGCTGGTTCTCGTTCGACTCCGACGACCTCGGGAACCCGGCGTACGGGTACGAGAACACCACCGGCACCGGCACGACCGGGGCGATCGTCGACCTGGCGGTGTTCTACGGGCGCAACAACCTGCTGATCAACGGTGACCAGGGGTGGGTGCCGGGCAACGTGTTCGGTGCGGTGACGGAGAACCTGGAGGAGTTCGCCGCGGCCTGCCAGGACCTGTGGATGGGCGGCGCCCGCGGCGAGACCCTGTCGTTCAGCCGGTTGTGA
- a CDS encoding PLP-dependent aminotransferase family protein: MPALPYAARAAGLVGSVIDSSTSLLHKQTHDIVRFAMGSPAAEAVPSEVLSAIAAEELSRPAAYDYAATEGDPPLHAALLEMLRGTSDETTAERLTVTAGGMQGLDLFCKIFVDPGDLVVVESPTYTNGSATALSYGAELLEVPVDDDGMIVDDLPRLLDGRRPKAIYTIPTFQNPSGATLSLERRHQLLDLARSWGSMVIDDDPYGLLRFAGEPLPTLRELGAGDPLVFSVRTFSKIVAPGLRVGWVDADPELQQVLINAKQAMDTCTNLPAQRLLAGFLTGGHLEEHLVKQRAEYKRRKEAMHAALTEHFADIARWTDPEGGFFLWVTLQNGVDTEELFEVALAEGIAFIPGPAFSPGGRFTDAFRLCFASTTPDRIHEGVARLRRAADKLAG; encoded by the coding sequence TTGCCAGCACTCCCGTACGCCGCGCGCGCCGCCGGACTCGTGGGCTCGGTGATCGACTCGAGTACGTCGCTGCTGCACAAGCAGACGCACGACATCGTCCGCTTCGCGATGGGATCACCGGCGGCCGAGGCCGTGCCGTCGGAGGTGCTGTCCGCGATCGCGGCCGAGGAGCTGAGTCGGCCCGCTGCCTACGACTATGCGGCCACCGAGGGCGACCCGCCGCTGCACGCGGCGCTGCTGGAGATGCTGCGCGGGACGAGCGACGAGACGACCGCCGAGCGCCTCACCGTCACCGCCGGTGGCATGCAGGGCCTCGACCTGTTCTGCAAGATCTTCGTCGATCCCGGCGACCTCGTCGTCGTCGAGTCCCCGACGTACACGAACGGCAGCGCGACCGCGCTCTCGTACGGCGCCGAGCTGCTCGAAGTACCGGTGGACGACGACGGGATGATTGTCGACGATCTACCGCGGCTGCTCGACGGGCGGCGGCCGAAGGCGATCTACACGATTCCGACGTTCCAGAACCCGTCCGGCGCGACGCTCTCCCTTGAACGCCGGCACCAGCTGCTCGACCTCGCCCGCTCCTGGGGCTCGATGGTGATCGACGACGACCCGTACGGTCTGCTGCGCTTCGCCGGCGAACCGCTTCCGACCCTGCGCGAACTCGGCGCGGGCGATCCGCTGGTCTTCTCCGTGCGGACCTTCTCCAAGATCGTCGCGCCCGGGCTGCGCGTCGGCTGGGTGGACGCGGATCCCGAACTCCAGCAGGTGCTGATCAACGCGAAGCAGGCGATGGACACCTGCACCAACCTGCCCGCGCAGCGCTTGCTCGCCGGCTTCCTGACCGGCGGTCATCTCGAGGAGCATCTGGTCAAGCAGCGAGCGGAGTACAAGCGGCGCAAGGAGGCCATGCACGCCGCGCTGACCGAGCACTTCGCCGACATCGCTCGCTGGACCGATCCGGAAGGCGGCTTCTTCCTCTGGGTCACGTTGCAGAACGGCGTCGACACCGAGGAACTGTTCGAGGTCGCGCTGGCCGAAGGTATCGCATTCATCCCCGGTCCGGCCTTCTCCCCCGGCGGTCGCTTCACCGACGCGTTCCGGTTGTGCTTCGCATCGACCACGCCCGACCGGATCCACGAGGGTGTCGCTCGGCTCCGGCGGGCCGCGGACAAGCTAGCGGGGTAG
- a CDS encoding M24 family metallopeptidase yields the protein MKEYDARLAKVRAVLRQRGLGALVVSDPANIFYLTGYDAWSFYTPQCVLVPADGDVQLFARAMDAAGASYTCDLRADQIHGYPESYVHRPDLHPFDWIAQRCHELIPGGADVAVECDAHYFTARSYLALGNGLPGRRLVDSAELVNWVRLVKSPYELGQLRIAGTIAEHAMRVALDGLRPGRRQCDVAAEILAAQTTGTAEHGGDYPAIVPMLPTGDAAGTPHLTWSDRPFVDNEATTIELAGVHGRYHAPLARTVMLGDPPRRLRETAKIVADGMQATLSTIRPGVTGGAVHAAFNEVISAHGLVKESRIGYSIGIGYPPDWGERTVSLRAEETTVLTAGMAFHVILGMWMDGWGYELSEPVAVTDDGVERLTGLSHELTIRR from the coding sequence ATGAAGGAATACGACGCCCGGCTGGCCAAAGTTCGCGCCGTACTGAGGCAGCGCGGACTCGGCGCGCTCGTGGTCAGTGATCCCGCGAACATCTTCTACCTGACCGGGTACGACGCCTGGTCGTTCTACACCCCGCAGTGCGTGCTGGTTCCGGCCGACGGCGACGTGCAGTTGTTCGCGCGGGCGATGGACGCCGCCGGGGCGTCGTACACCTGCGACCTGCGGGCCGACCAGATCCACGGCTACCCGGAGTCGTACGTGCACCGGCCGGACCTGCATCCGTTCGACTGGATCGCGCAGCGCTGTCACGAGCTGATCCCGGGCGGCGCGGACGTCGCGGTCGAGTGCGACGCGCACTACTTCACCGCCCGGAGCTACCTTGCCCTCGGCAACGGTCTGCCGGGCCGCCGGCTGGTCGACTCGGCCGAGCTCGTGAACTGGGTCCGGCTGGTGAAGTCGCCGTACGAGCTCGGCCAACTGCGGATCGCCGGCACGATCGCGGAGCACGCCATGCGGGTCGCGCTCGACGGGCTGCGCCCCGGACGGCGGCAGTGCGACGTGGCCGCCGAGATCCTCGCGGCGCAGACGACCGGCACTGCGGAGCACGGCGGCGACTACCCGGCGATCGTGCCGATGCTGCCGACCGGCGACGCGGCCGGCACACCTCACCTCACCTGGAGCGATCGTCCGTTTGTCGACAATGAGGCGACAACGATCGAGCTGGCCGGCGTCCACGGCCGGTACCACGCCCCGCTGGCGCGCACCGTGATGCTCGGCGACCCGCCGCGCCGGCTCCGGGAGACTGCGAAGATCGTTGCCGACGGCATGCAGGCGACATTGTCGACAATCCGTCCGGGCGTCACCGGCGGAGCGGTGCACGCCGCGTTCAACGAGGTCATCTCCGCGCACGGGCTGGTGAAGGAATCGCGGATCGGGTACTCGATCGGCATCGGGTACCCGCCGGACTGGGGCGAACGCACCGTCAGCCTGCGCGCCGAGGAGACCACCGTGCTCACCGCGGGCATGGCGTTCCACGTCATCCTCGGGATGTGGATGGACGGCTGGGGCTACGAGCTGTCCGAGCCGGTGGCGGTCACCGACGACGGAGTGGAACGGCTGACCGGCCTGTCCCACGAACTGACGATCAGGAGGTAG
- a CDS encoding amidase: MRQASELVAGYRTGELSPVEATQAALDAIERYGKQVNAFVLVDAEGALAAAKESEARWHAGTPLGPGDGVPTSVKDALWTKGWPTIRGSTMIDPAGPWDEDAPSVARLRETGAVILGKTTTPEYSWKGVTDSFTYGATGNPWDPARTAGGSSGGSATAVGLGMGVWSLGTDGGGSVRIPAAFTGTVALKPTYGLIPLYPPSAFGTLSHAGPMTRTVRDAAALLDIVTGFDSRDWSAMPTPSHSFLDGIDDGIAGLRVGFSANLGYVRNDPEVEALVRTAAGVLADLGAEVEDVDPGFADPVDAFNVLWWSGAAKVLSAYTVDDRVDPGLRRVAALGSAYTASDFLDATAVRMDLGTLMGRFHERYDVLVTPTLPITAFPIGQDVPDGSASPDWTDWTPYTYPFNLTQQPALSVPCGFTRAGLPVGLQVVGPRHADALTLRVGQAYQAATEWHLRTPTLEAQ, translated from the coding sequence ATGAGGCAGGCATCCGAGTTGGTGGCGGGCTACCGGACCGGAGAGTTGTCCCCGGTCGAGGCGACCCAGGCCGCGCTCGACGCGATCGAGCGCTACGGCAAGCAGGTCAACGCCTTCGTGCTCGTCGACGCCGAGGGTGCGCTCGCCGCGGCCAAGGAGTCGGAGGCGCGCTGGCACGCGGGCACCCCGCTGGGACCCGGCGACGGTGTGCCGACGTCCGTCAAGGACGCATTGTGGACAAAAGGATGGCCGACAATCCGCGGCAGCACGATGATCGACCCGGCCGGACCGTGGGACGAGGACGCGCCGTCGGTCGCGCGGCTGCGTGAGACGGGCGCCGTCATCCTCGGGAAGACGACCACGCCGGAGTACTCCTGGAAGGGCGTCACGGACTCGTTCACGTACGGCGCGACCGGCAACCCGTGGGATCCGGCGAGAACCGCAGGCGGTTCGAGCGGCGGCTCGGCGACCGCGGTCGGACTCGGGATGGGCGTGTGGTCGCTCGGCACGGACGGCGGCGGATCGGTCCGGATCCCGGCGGCGTTCACCGGCACGGTCGCGTTGAAGCCGACGTACGGGCTGATCCCGCTCTACCCGCCGAGCGCGTTCGGGACGCTCTCGCACGCGGGGCCGATGACACGGACCGTGCGCGACGCGGCGGCGCTGCTCGACATCGTGACCGGGTTCGACTCCCGCGACTGGTCGGCGATGCCGACACCGAGCCACTCCTTCCTGGACGGCATCGACGACGGGATCGCGGGCCTGCGCGTCGGGTTCTCGGCGAACCTCGGGTACGTCCGCAACGATCCCGAGGTCGAGGCGCTGGTACGGACCGCGGCCGGCGTGCTCGCGGACCTCGGCGCCGAGGTGGAGGACGTCGATCCCGGGTTCGCGGACCCGGTCGACGCGTTCAACGTGCTGTGGTGGTCGGGCGCGGCGAAGGTGCTGTCGGCGTACACGGTCGACGATCGCGTCGACCCCGGGCTGCGGCGGGTCGCCGCGCTCGGATCGGCGTACACGGCCTCGGACTTCCTCGACGCGACCGCCGTACGGATGGACCTCGGGACGCTGATGGGCCGCTTCCACGAGCGGTACGACGTACTGGTGACGCCGACGCTGCCGATCACCGCGTTCCCGATCGGGCAGGACGTGCCGGACGGTTCGGCGTCGCCGGACTGGACCGACTGGACGCCGTACACGTATCCCTTCAACCTCACGCAGCAGCCGGCGCTGAGTGTGCCGTGCGGTTTCACCCGGGCCGGGCTGCCGGTGGGGCTGCAGGTGGTCGGGCCGAGGCATGCCGACGCGCTGACGTTGCGGGTCGGTCAGGCCTATCAGGCCGCGACCGAGTGGCACCTGCGTACCCCGACCCTGGAGGCCCAGTGA
- a CDS encoding Asp/Glu racemase translates to MSTRPLTNPMPAAVPPLLQTGIGVVAPYDFALDRELWRWTPDEVTLHLTRTPYAPMAATVEMAVHISDPELVARTTYDVLAVGPLAVAYACTFGSFVGGLAGELALVDAMVGAGAPAAVTTSGALLLALRRLGVHRIATVTPYTHDLTAGLTAFLAEAGIEVVATAGLGLIAQIWAVPYETTVELVRSVDSAAAEAIFISCTNLPTYDVIAGLEAALGKPVLTANQVTMWAVLELTGHTGIGPGQRLLSVR, encoded by the coding sequence ATGAGCACGCGTCCCCTGACCAACCCGATGCCCGCGGCGGTGCCACCACTGCTGCAGACCGGCATCGGCGTCGTCGCGCCGTACGACTTCGCGCTCGACCGCGAGCTCTGGCGCTGGACACCCGACGAGGTCACCCTGCACCTCACGCGGACGCCGTACGCACCGATGGCCGCGACCGTCGAGATGGCCGTGCACATCTCGGATCCGGAACTCGTCGCGCGGACGACGTACGACGTGCTCGCCGTCGGCCCGCTGGCGGTCGCGTACGCCTGCACGTTCGGTAGTTTCGTCGGCGGCCTGGCCGGCGAGCTCGCCCTCGTGGACGCGATGGTCGGCGCCGGTGCGCCGGCGGCGGTCACCACCAGCGGCGCGCTGCTGCTCGCGCTCCGGCGGCTCGGCGTGCACCGGATCGCGACCGTCACGCCGTACACGCACGACCTCACCGCCGGGCTGACCGCGTTCCTCGCCGAAGCGGGGATCGAGGTCGTCGCGACGGCTGGGCTCGGGCTGATCGCGCAGATCTGGGCCGTCCCGTACGAGACGACGGTCGAGCTGGTCCGGAGCGTCGACAGCGCCGCCGCCGAGGCGATCTTCATCAGCTGCACCAACCTGCCGACGTACGACGTGATCGCCGGCCTGGAGGCCGCGCTCGGCAAGCCGGTGCTGACCGCGAACCAGGTCACGATGTGGGCCGTCCTCGAACTCACCGGGCACACCGGGATCGGCCCGGGCCAGCGATTGCTGAGCGTCCGATGA
- a CDS encoding D-2-hydroxyacid dehydrogenase, with protein sequence MPATPKSSADRPVVAVLCERATDRPPGLDGLPVDFRYCAADGLRAAVDGARALMLWDFFSTAVRDVWDDAGSLEWIHVTAAGVDTLLFDELRDSAVVVTNAHGVFDRPIAEYVLGAVIAHAKDSLRSYDLQRGRQWQHRETRSVLGARALVVGTGAIGRETARLLRAAGLEVRGAGRVARGDDPDFGTIVASSNLVAEVAWADHVVLAAPLTSATRGLVDAAVLAAMRPGTHLVNVARGPIVDETALLAALHDGRIAATLDVFDTEPLPPDHPLWDAPNVTVTAHMSGDVIGWRDTLAAQFATNVHRWLAGEPLLNIVDKKLGYIPTGDR encoded by the coding sequence GTGCCGGCCACCCCGAAGAGCTCCGCGGACAGACCAGTCGTCGCGGTGCTCTGTGAGCGGGCGACCGACCGTCCGCCGGGGCTCGACGGCCTGCCCGTCGACTTCCGGTATTGCGCCGCGGACGGGCTGCGGGCGGCGGTCGACGGTGCCCGGGCCCTGATGCTCTGGGACTTCTTCTCGACGGCTGTCCGGGACGTCTGGGACGACGCCGGGTCGCTCGAATGGATCCACGTCACCGCCGCGGGTGTCGACACGTTGCTGTTCGACGAACTGCGGGACTCCGCGGTCGTGGTCACCAACGCGCACGGGGTGTTCGACCGGCCGATCGCGGAGTACGTGCTCGGTGCCGTGATCGCGCACGCCAAGGACAGCCTGCGCAGCTACGACCTGCAGCGCGGCCGGCAATGGCAGCACCGCGAGACGCGCAGTGTGCTCGGGGCGCGGGCACTGGTCGTCGGGACCGGTGCGATCGGGAGGGAGACGGCCCGGCTGCTGCGTGCGGCCGGGTTGGAGGTCCGGGGTGCCGGCCGGGTCGCGCGAGGGGACGACCCGGACTTCGGCACGATCGTTGCCAGCAGCAATCTTGTCGCCGAGGTCGCGTGGGCGGATCATGTCGTACTCGCCGCGCCGTTGACCAGCGCCACCCGGGGACTCGTCGACGCGGCCGTGCTCGCCGCGATGCGGCCCGGTACGCACCTGGTCAACGTTGCTCGTGGTCCGATTGTCGACGAAACCGCACTGCTCGCCGCCCTCCACGACGGCAGGATCGCGGCGACTCTCGACGTGTTCGACACCGAACCGCTGCCGCCGGACCATCCGCTGTGGGACGCGCCCAACGTGACGGTCACCGCGCACATGTCCGGTGACGTGATCGGCTGGCGCGACACCCTCGCGGCCCAGTTCGCGACCAACGTCCACCGCTGGCTCGCCGGCGAACCGCTCCTGAACATTGTTGACAAGAAGCTTGGCTACATTCCGACAGGAGATCGATGA
- a CDS encoding MerR family transcriptional regulator, with product MFAIGEFARHGRVSIRMLRHYDAIGLLRPAYVDPATGYRSYTAAQLADLNRIVALKDLGFSLDQVRTMIADDLGPAELRAMLTLRRAQLETTLAESHARLAQVASRLRGLESDVPAADVVVKELPAVRLVGLTAAAPSFTPDDITPVVHPLCAELGRRLPEADVRPSGRLTCLYEQESEDQVVVRATVPAVVDAGGNLNGLDVIDLPAVQAATLVHRGPIDQVLPSWQALARWLDDNGRRAAEPARELYLDIPDDPDGWVTELQQPLTTG from the coding sequence ATGTTCGCGATCGGTGAGTTCGCCCGCCACGGCCGGGTGTCGATTCGGATGCTGCGGCACTACGACGCGATCGGCCTGCTGCGACCGGCGTACGTCGATCCCGCCACCGGCTACCGCAGTTACACCGCGGCGCAGCTCGCCGACCTGAACCGGATCGTCGCGCTCAAGGACCTCGGCTTCTCCCTCGACCAGGTCCGCACGATGATCGCGGACGACCTCGGCCCGGCCGAGCTCCGCGCGATGCTCACGCTACGCCGCGCGCAGCTGGAGACCACGCTGGCCGAGAGCCACGCGCGGCTCGCCCAGGTCGCGTCACGCCTGCGCGGCCTGGAGTCCGACGTTCCGGCCGCGGATGTCGTCGTCAAGGAGCTGCCCGCTGTACGGCTCGTCGGCCTGACCGCCGCCGCTCCGAGTTTCACGCCAGACGACATCACGCCCGTGGTACATCCGCTCTGCGCAGAGCTCGGCCGGCGGTTGCCGGAGGCCGACGTCCGGCCCTCGGGTCGTCTGACTTGCCTGTACGAGCAGGAGTCCGAGGACCAGGTCGTCGTCCGCGCGACGGTACCGGCCGTAGTCGATGCCGGAGGCAACCTCAACGGGCTGGACGTGATCGATCTGCCCGCCGTGCAGGCGGCGACGCTGGTGCACCGCGGGCCGATCGACCAGGTCCTTCCGTCCTGGCAGGCGCTGGCCCGCTGGCTCGACGACAACGGCCGGCGCGCCGCCGAGCCGGCCCGCGAGCTCTACCTCGACATCCCGGACGATCCAGATGGCTGGGTCACGGAACTGCAGCAGCCGCTCACAACCGGCTGA